taattttttgatatttttcttgtGCAGCCTGCACAGCTTTACAATCTTGCTGATCTGTTTCTTTCAATTGTTTGAAAAGATCTCCGACTTTCGCAAATTCTTTCTGTTTTGATGTAAAAGCATTTTCATCATCTTTTATGTTAGTCTTTAGTTCTTCTATAGCCTTGTTAGCAGCTTTCACATCTTCTTTGTTACTGTTAACTTCAGCCAATAATTTGAATTGCTTCTTTTCAATATCTCCTAATTCCTTTTCCAAAGTTTGTAATTGGCCCCCTGTTTCCTAGAAAGGATAATTAATTAGgaatataacacaataatttgcatttttaatcgaaatacaCACTGTATCTCTCTTCAAGATGATTTCATTGCATTCTTTGTCTATATTATTAAGTTCTTCTTCACCATCTGCAatgcttttcattttttcatttattttatccttaACTACTTGCACGTTTCCTTCTGCCTTTTGACTATCATTTATAGCATTCACATATTTCCAAGCAAGgcaaattcttttacaatgtTCTAATTCTCTTTCTACACGTTGGAATTCCACATATTGTGCTTTTTCTTCTCTAAGTCTTGCTAATTTTGGACCTATCTCTTCTTTCAAAATCTGAAACAAATTACAGTTTTCAAtacatgcaaaataaaatgattgtaaaacttataaattacttcgtacatcgtttatttcatttaatttactatctTTTTTCTCTATAGTTTTTAAGGTAGCTTCCTTTTTATTCTCATACATTCTTGTACCAGCAGCTTCCTCTATCATAGATAAAATTTCTACAGGTTTCATATTAAGAACTTTTGTAATTCTCCCTTGCATGATTAAAAAGTGAGGATTATTCACATTCAATTGTACAGAACAAAACATATCTTGTACACGTTTGTTTGGGACATTGGAACCattgatcaaatatttatttttcccacCGATTACAACCTGTCGTGTTACTGTAATTTCTTCATAATGCTCATATCCCATTGGAGAAGAGGATCTTTCTTTATTGTCAAATACAATTGTAACACTAGCTTTCTTAATGCCAGCTTGTCCAGATTTATAGACTAAATCTTGTAATGATGCTGCACGCACCTgtaattaaaagattgttataaaatatctttacttttataaaaacaatttattagtaaGCTAGAATAGAAAAAACATtagttttgtattataataagttcTTATGTATATGATATTAGCAACGATTTCCATTTAGAAGTATACAATACaagaatataattactaaaaattagttataaatgAAAACGCAAAACAACTATAAAATACCTGGCCAAGATTCGTAATACCCAAAACAAAGCATATTGCatccaaaatatttgatttgccGCTACCGTTGAATCCTGTGATTGCATTAAACTCTTTATCAAAACCAACtatttcgattctttttccaTAGGATTTAAATCCTTCTAATACCATACTCTTAATATGCATCctaaaatacaataactatGTTACAAATGcgtaaaaatatctatttacaCCAACTAAACGaaactataaattcaaatGGTCATTTGTGACTGTTGGAAGTCAATGACATACTAAACATAGATAGTAGAACTCtaacgtaaataattataaatacaaactTGTGGTAGCGAGTGAAATAAGTATATGCAACAGATAAACTTAAAAACACTACAGTAACAATTCTTTCGTTCTACATACTTCCAGGCTGCAACTTGATCCGTTAGCGAGAGTCACCGTAGAAATTTTCGTTACTCTGATTGGCTAACAATTCATTGTTGAGACAGAATCCCTGCAGATTAGATGCGCAGTAAGATGAAGGGGATGTGCACGCGTCATCTTAGAGGATAGGCAAAGATTGCAGGAGAAGATCTCTgaactgtattaaattttaaaaagtactAGGGAATCTAAAGGTATTATTAGAACTTAGTTTTTGCTTGTATATAATTaggaaaaaatgtattattaaaaaatacaaaaaataagtACTTTGAATGGAATTTTGTAGTGTGCTGCACAGCCCCCTGTCGGCATGTTGCAGAAAGCATTGCTATAATCTCGATGATTGTTCACTCTCGCTTTGTAGTCGAAGTCGAAGTTAAACATATTCGAATTCAGTAAAATGTTTTGAGTAATCGGCAGCTAATTTAACAAAGTGTAggtaacaattttcatcatatattttatttacaagtaaaagtattttaaaagttaTCAAAGTAAATCTAATAATTCAAAGATTTATGTGTACATAATTAATTGGAATTCAATGCTACATGGAAAAAGTGACATTtgtaataaactttatataaaagatacacaacattttcttcattattgCATGTGATTACATTATTAGGTTTACAATGAATATTCCACCCATTCAACAACCAGGAGCTATTGGGGTAGGGCAAATGACTCAGTCCGTAAATCCTCAGATTCCTCAAAATCCACAACAAGCACAGCCACAACAGGtccaacaacaacaacagcagcaacagcaacagacACAAGAGAAACTCGACAATATTTCTAAAGTCAAATCTTTAATTGGACCACTCAGGGAATCATTAGCTATAGCTCTTAAAACTGCAGCTCATACACTGCATCAAAATAGTTTGGTAGATGTGGGTTCCCTTAAAGGAATTGACCAACCTGACCATCGTTTTAATAAGAACatggaagaattttattctatctgTGATCAAATAGAATTACATTTAAAGACTTCTATAGAATGTTTATCACAGAATTCTAGTTCTCTACGCTATCTACCAGTATCTGTGATACCAACACGTACTGATACTGTAGGAGCACAAGAAGGTCCAGCTTTAACATATCCTCAATTCTTAATGACTGTGAGAGCACAAGTTGCATATGCTCGTGAGGTACATGACACTCTAATATCTGCAGCACATACAATAGCATCtggtgaataattaattttttcctgTGTACATAATTTATCTCAAGAAAATAcgcataatagaaataatgggTAATGTCTGATgtataaaaagaaagttttGTTATTCAGtatgtaatgtaattataatattttactagaatagtcaaaactattttctatttattgtaatatattacattaaaggGAACAAACATTTGCATCCAACTTTACAGGAATCtcctttttattgttatcatcataaataaaatttggtaTGCAAGTTGttaagaattttgttttaactAATACCTGTACGTGTATTCCTATAGGTTCACTTATGGAAAGTATGTATTATGTAATTGTATGTATTCTTTGGacacgaaatttaatttatatttgactaCTTTTTTCTGTCAATTATAAGAACaatatgttacaatataaCAATCATTATATTAAGTTTGTATAAATGATTGTTATTCTAGACTATCCGGAAACtcttaaatattgaaagagaATGTTAACAGAGGTAACCAAATAAGATTAATAGCAATAACTGtgcaataaattctgtaatgCTTACGGGTTTCCTCCATAGGAACTCTAGCAGACccgataaaaaatatcaaaatctgATTCAAGTTTGGCTgtatgaatgaatgaatgttTCTGGACATTCATCGGGATAAACAGAAAcatgttatttaaacataaactAGACACCGTCGTAAAGAGGGTTCTAAGGATTACTGCACGCGTTTGCCATACACGTTATTATTCTCGATCGTAGTTCACACCTCCGCAGAAACGCGACACGGCCGGTCAAACCGAACGTAAACAAAGGCTGATAAAAGCACGAAAGCTTTGGACGTGGCAAGAAATAGCGGCCCTACACAGAGAGCCGCTTATCAGCCTTATGTTTTAGTAAGCACGTAGAAATAGGAAGGACATACCGGTAAaagagaggagggggaggagaggCGTGCAGGAAGCGCTACTGTCAGTTGGATTGGTGTTttgtcgcggcgcgccgaGTGATCATTTGAAAAGGAAGGACCACCTCTGTTCACCATATTTGGCAAACTTTCCCTAATATGGTAACGTCTACTTCTAAATATGGCAGCCGGGGACGCCCTCTCGCCGATTCTTGTAGCACTCCGCGCGAACTTTTCGCCTCGAATTTCGGCGAATCGAAGGCGCGAGCGATCGTTTCGCCGACGGTTCGAGGGCCTTTGTCATCGGCTCGATTTTTCCATaggaaaattttcgaaaatcttcTCACGGTAAAGGCTGCCGAGTATGGTGGGACTACTTTTTCACCGCGTGCTCGGAAGCTGGTGGGAGTAGAAGCTGCGCAGGAACGTACGGAGGCACCGCGTTAGCACGTAGGTCAAGTTACGATACTCAGCGCGCATTCAGTTCGCGGGGAGCGCTCGTGCAGTGCGCGTTGTTGTCCCGTGTTCCTCTAGATGGTTGATCACGTGGGAAACATTGCGCCGACTTTTCGCGATTCCGTGGCGAAGAAGGGCCGAGGGAAAGGGAATAAATGTGTGCGAGTCCGTAATGGACAACCCTAGCGGCGGAAGAGATAGTCGGTACGCAAGTCTTGGGTACAGCATGGGGATGATAGGCAGCGACGCTGGCTCGGAAATGTACGGCCGACCGTCCACCTCCCAGCTTACAACTTCTCAAATAAGCCGCGGTGGCGCCACCATGATGGCCGCGGCGGCTGCTGCAGGCGGACCGAACGCCGGCGTGGGACCTGTACAGAGAGGTATCAAGAGGACCACGGCTGATGTCTGTTACGATGACAGCAATGCAAGGCAAGCGCTTTCGCAACAGCAAGGCATGTCGATGTCCGGAGACTGTGTACCCGACAATTTGGAGGAGTCGTTCACTAGTTTGGGCCAGCCGAAAAAGTCACCACCGTCGAATGGCAAGAAGACCAAGGGACGGGTCAAGATTAAAATGGAGTATATCGACAATAAACTGCGGAGGTATACCACCTTCTCCAAAAGGAAAACCGGAATCATGAAGAAGGTTTGTATCGGGCAAACCTGTTGacctatttttttaaacgatccAGGGTAAATATGCGTTTTGAGAGAGTCACCTCCGGTTTCAGTGATCTTGATGTACATATGTTATTAAGATCGTTATTATCAACAgctttttcttataaatataatagaaaaactcttttatttcttgaaatgttCGCGAGATACTGTTGCTACTACTACAACGAATCCGGCATACATCTATGCGTTCGTGGCAACGTATGCATCACTATGGTATCCGAGATTATAATGATGAAATGGTAAAGATTTGGACTATAGTGGTACTGTATACCCATAGACGGAAATATATGGTAGATCccacaaatgaaaatataaaataatatataaatgaaatagcaGCGATATAATAGCTTTTTTGTTTCGGACTCGTCTAACGTAAGTCAGAGTCATTAGGTTTATATTAGGTCTGGATTTAGTCTCGATGAACAATCTAATAAATTCCAACTCTGACCGACTTACAGTCTCTTTACCTTTTTTTGTAGACATCTTTCTAATGATAATCTCGGCAACGTATTTGAGGGTAATTGGAATCAGTGGTGGCTCttttaaattgcatatttACCCAATCCAGAGTGATGATGACTGtcgggcgtcgcgtcggtaCCGACGATCGGTCCTCCGGATCGATGCTGTGTGATTTCACGCATCCGATGCTATGTTTCAGTGTGTTTtcatcttattaaaattagaaagcCGGTTTCCATACGTGGTATAGACGTATTAGGTTGGTGTGCATAAAATGTTGTTCTTTTCCACCCCCACATTGAATACTTACCGTACGTCAGGTTTTTTTTGGAAACGAAGTGTTTGAAGTGGAAGTTAGGTAGGGGTGTAGTATAGTAATATTCTGTTTTCAAGTGTTATTTTATCCGGTTCAAAATCGTCATTCCATTTCGTTACTATTCACACATACTGCGCGGTGTGTATAACCACCATACGGTAACCATTATCCTTCGTGTTTTGCCCGTTCTTCCTTATCCAACAATCGCCCTCTTTTCATTTGTCGCTATAGTCTACGTCTTTGCTCGTTTATGATCTCAAAAACGGACGATCGTTTGATACTCGAGTGACCTGGTTATTTAGAAGTGTAAAATAagataatgcaataaaaataattgtttaagattatatttaatagcgATGCATTGATAATGGGgtatagaaataattcagCCAATTGTTAGGAATTCATCAGTTTGTATTGATGATGATTTAATAAGCGACCAAGgccgaataatattttctaaaggaaGTATTTAAAGAACCGGAAGAATAGAAGCTCCACGCTTTCTAAGATGTACCACCAGAGGGCCACTAACATAAACCGATGAGTACTATGATTCTTAACTACTGCTAAAGATAAATTTGAATTGCGtggaagtatatttatttatacttgttAGCGTAGAAAATGAATGtacagattattattaaactaaaatgGCTATTAATAAGAGGGAAGGAGCTAAATAAACAACCCGAGAGAGATTCGTTCAtagacaatttgaaaaatttattttccgattagaataaaataccaGCAACTTTTTATCATGAATATTCGACAAATTGTTAGACACTAGAATGATCAAATTATGAGTTTCAGTTTTAGTTGCGGgctcgcgataaaaatagtttagaaGACCACAGTTTGAATGAAGTAGGTTtccacatttttaaatatcttaaagaaaataaaagagtacTGCGCATCAACCTAATGGAGAAAAAGGGATGCACGTCGTCATCGCCGGCGGATTGCGCGCCAATGACTTCTGCGAGCGTGCAATTTATGAGTGACAACTGCGCTTTCGCAGGCCAGTAACTTCTCCGTGTATTTTGGATGAAAATACACCGAGGAAAACGAAATTATCCTCTGGAAACCGTGATAAACTTGCGgcataaatattgattattattaggtAACTTGTATCTGTTTAACTCGTGGCCTCATAGAACCCCATCTGAAATCTTCTAGCCGGGACGGGTTATAGTTAACAAGTACCCATTTAGGTCTATATGTCGGTGACGGTAGTCAGTTAATAGTCCATTTGGGGTTGATATTGTTCTTTTGTAATCGTCAAAAATACACCCGAAGTTTTGTACACTCGACTGCAACCGCCAGGAATGCACACACGATTTACTGATATTGCTGCAATTCAGAATCCACTTAAGTCTCAATGATACCGTTGAGTACAGTTGCCAAGAGAATATTCAGTATGAGTTAACAGACCGTTGTGGTTAATTCTTGTTctagaattgaaatattgattatttctGTCAAAAACTATAGAAGTTAATTCTACAAGGATATGATTCGAATTGAGTAAGATTCACTCGTTGGCAGTTATCAGTCGcgtattattatagttattttgtCATTTGcttaaaatcgtttaattctCTAATCCTTTATATATTTCGCGATTGCAATGGAAACCAAGGAAACCAAACTTAACGAAtggcgattaattaattaataaatgacaattaaaaattgagtacTCAAACATttacgattaaaattgtttttagacGATTCGTcgtagatattaatattgagtTCTGGGAGTCAGAACTTCTCTTGGGAGTCAGCAGAAACTGTTTTACACTTGATTATACATAGTTGcatatttcttgtaaataGATTTCCCGTTTCGAGCCCCAGACTGGTCAGATTATAGATGTTTATTTGATCCAAAGCCCGTCGCAGCTAAATCCGTAGAAGAACCTAAAGCAAATTGCATCTTTCATACGAATTTAGGAAACCAAAGATAGATTGTTCCCCTTTTCTGAAGACGGCTCCTCTAAAATTAGCCATGTTTTGACACGAAGCTGACATAATTGCTTTACAACACCatcggaaaaataaaaattgttatgaaatatacaataacCAGTACATTccgcaataaatataactaaaacacaaatatttcattcagagaactgtattaaaaaatatgttatgcTACAACCCGATATCCGCCATGAAACAGAACTATAAAGTTATAGGCagttaaagtaaaaaaaaaaaacaataatgatTCTTTTACAGTagattagaaaataatgttcagAGCGCTGTAGACCACTAAagctaattttaaattttgaaaaaatctgTTTGCCAACGAC
This sequence is a window from Augochlora pura isolate Apur16 chromosome 9, APUR_v2.2.1, whole genome shotgun sequence. Protein-coding genes within it:
- the LOC144475376 gene encoding mediator of RNA polymerase II transcription subunit 29-like, giving the protein MNIPPIQQPGAIGVGQMTQSVNPQIPQNPQQAQPQQVQQQQQQQQQQTQEKLDNISKVKSLIGPLRESLAIALKTAAHTLHQNSLVDVGSLKGIDQPDHRFNKNMEEFYSICDQIELHLKTSIECLSQNSSSLRYLPVSVIPTRTDTVGAQEGPALTYPQFLMTVRAQVAYAREVHDTLISAAHTIASGE